The stretch of DNA TTCACCTCCGGGATAAGAATCCGGATCGAGCAGGCTGGCACGCCATAATCCGTCGGATTGCTGTATCGAAGCAATTTTTGCAGCTATTTCTTTAAACAATGTCTCATAAAATGACCGTTGAGGATAATCCTTAGGGAGTTCGTCCAGAATACGGGCCAATCCACCCATTACCCATCCATTACCACGAGACCAGAATATTTTCTTCCCATTTGCTTCAAACCGGCCTTTTCCATCTTTTCTGATCACATAATTCAGGTCACGGGCAAAAAGACACTCTTCTTTATTATAGAGCAGATCATAACATTCTTTAAAATATTCATCAGTTTTTCTGAAATATTCATCATCCCCTGTCGTTACCCCTAATTTTACCAATACGGGCGGTGCCATGAATAACGCATCACACCACCACCATTTAATGATTTCTATCTTCCCCCTATCAGGATAAGGATTGTTCATAAAAAGCTGTATGGTATCTATGGTCGGCTGTATCATCTCCTGCTTTTTCTCTTGCCGGTAAAGATCAATATATGCCTGGCAAATAGCTATATGATCAGCATGCCAGTAAAACCGCCCGGGTTTCCATTCCGTACGTTCCCCCATATCCAGCAATGCCTGGTATATACTTTTCGACTTCGTGGTTTCCCATGCAGCAAATACGCCAGCATAAAATGCGCCATTCGTCCAGGAGCGGGGATCGTGCTTGGGATATTTTAACTGCCATTCGGTCACCTTAAGCACCGTTTCTCTGATATATTTTTTACCGAACATTTTTTTATCAGGAATTTGGGAAAATCCCGTAAAACAAACTATGAACAGTATAAATAATATGATATTCTTTTTAAACATAGATTATTGATTATCGAATATATACAACAACACATTTTTCAATATGAAAGGGTGTCTAATTACTTGTTATGACTCGGAAAATCAGGATAAGTGATTGAAAAAGTAAATCCGCCAATTGACCTTTACCTGTTTATCCTGATTCAATCGTTTGTCATACCAAACCACCTGGTTTATTTTACTGCTATCCGGTTTCTCATACGTAATAAAGCTTCTACATAATAATAATCGGCATAAGAAAGCGGTACATCCACTTCTGAATTATGCGGCAACGAACCGACAGAATGTTTCAGGAGGAAGTTGCCGTTGGTACCGGCCCCGGCAAAATACTCAGGGGAAGATAGTGTCCGGATCTGCTTCTCTGCTACCTGTAAGTAGTTCCCTGATTCTGGCTGGTCTACATATCCACTTAATTCTATCAGGGCGGAGGCCATGATGGCGCCAGCGGAGGCATCGCGTAAGGTATTAGGGATATCAGGGGCATTGAAATCCCAGTAAGGGATCTTGTCTTCAGGCAGGTTAGGATGGTTCAATATAAAATCCGCAATATGCATCGCCTGTTCAAGGTATCTTTTCTCCCTGGTCTCACGGTAGGTCATCACATAACCGTAAAGGCCCCATGCTTCACCCCGTGACCAGGTAGACCCGTCGGAAAAACCCTGCGAGGTGTTTTTCTTTTCGGGTTGTCCTGAAATGGTATCATAGGAGACTACATGGTAGG from Bacteroidales bacterium encodes:
- a CDS encoding glycoside hydrolase family 88 protein translates to MFGKKYIRETVLKVTEWQLKYPKHDPRSWTNGAFYAGVFAAWETTKSKSIYQALLDMGERTEWKPGRFYWHADHIAICQAYIDLYRQEKKQEMIQPTIDTIQLFMNNPYPDRGKIEIIKWWWCDALFMAPPVLVKLGVTTGDDEYFRKTDEYFKECYDLLYNKEECLFARDLNYVIRKDGKGRFEANGKKIFWSRGNGWVMGGLARILDELPKDYPQRSFYETLFKEIAAKIASIQQSDGLWRASLLDPDSYPGGEVSGSGFFCYALAWGINNKLLDKATYLPVVRKAWIALNGCVNEEGRIGWVQPVGADPRKNFNADSWEVYGTGAFLLAASEVIKLK
- a CDS encoding glycoside hydrolase family 88 protein, whose protein sequence is FMLYCSYGNGYRLTQTKEYKDIMLTGAESLASRYNPVAGCIKSWESNNKWQFPVIIDNMMNLEFLFWASRTSGDPKYKDMSISHADKTIANHFRPDYSTYHVVSYDTISGQPEKKNTSQGFSDGSTWSRGEAWGLYGYVMTYRETREKRYLEQAMHIADFILNHPNLPEDKIPYWDFNAPDIPNTLRDASAGAIMASALIELSGYVDQPESGNYLQVAEKQIRTLSSPEYFAGAGTNGNFLLKHSVGSLPHNSEVDVPLSYADYYYVEALLRMRNRIAVK